The Streptococcus oralis Uo5 genome includes a window with the following:
- a CDS encoding acetyl-CoA carboxylase carboxyl transferase subunit alpha: MNIAKIVREAREQSRLTALDFANGIFDEFIELHGDRSFRDDGAVIGGIGWLGDQAVTVVGIQKGKSLHDNLKRNFGQPHPEGYRKALRLMKQAEKFGRPVVTFINTAGAYPGVGAEERGQGEAIARNLMEMSDLKVPIIAIIIGEGGSGGALALAVANRVWMLENSIYAVLSPEGFASILWKDGSRAMEAAELMKITSHELLEMGIVDKVISEAGLSSKELLGCVKNELRAELDRLQELPLDQLIEERYQRFRKY; the protein is encoded by the coding sequence ATGAATATTGCAAAAATAGTCAGAGAGGCACGCGAGCAGAGTCGTTTGACCGCACTTGATTTTGCCAATGGAATCTTTGACGAGTTTATCGAATTGCATGGAGATCGCTCTTTTCGTGATGATGGTGCGGTCATCGGTGGAATTGGTTGGTTAGGTGACCAAGCAGTAACTGTAGTTGGTATCCAAAAGGGAAAAAGTCTTCATGATAACCTCAAACGAAATTTTGGGCAACCTCATCCAGAAGGCTATCGTAAGGCTCTTCGCCTGATGAAACAGGCAGAAAAGTTTGGCCGTCCAGTTGTGACTTTTATCAATACGGCGGGTGCTTACCCAGGTGTTGGAGCCGAGGAACGTGGACAAGGTGAAGCAATTGCCCGAAACCTGATGGAAATGAGTGACCTCAAGGTTCCAATCATTGCGATTATTATCGGTGAAGGTGGATCTGGTGGGGCCCTAGCTCTAGCCGTAGCTAACCGTGTCTGGATGTTAGAAAACTCAATCTACGCCGTACTTAGCCCTGAAGGATTTGCCTCTATCCTTTGGAAGGATGGAAGTCGTGCTATGGAAGCAGCGGAGTTGATGAAAATCACTTCACATGAACTTCTAGAAATGGGAATCGTAGATAAGGTAATCTCAGAAGCAGGTCTCTCCAGTAAGGAACTGCTAGGATGCGTTAAAAATGAATTGCGTGCAGAACTAGATAGGTTGCAAGAACTACCACTTGACCAACTTATTGAAGAACGTTACCAACGCTTTAGAAAATACTAA
- the accD gene encoding acetyl-CoA carboxylase, carboxyltransferase subunit beta yields the protein MALFSKKDKYIRINPNRSVRQKPQAKPEVPDELFSQCPGCKHTIYQKDLGSERICPHCSYTFRISAQERLDLTIDSGSFVEMFTGIETQDPLNFPGYQKKLATMREKTGLDEAVLTGTASIKGQKVALGIMDSNFIMASMGTVVGEKITRLFEYATVENLPVVLFTASGGARMQEGIMSLMQMAKISAAVQRHSKAGLFYLTILTDPTTGGVTASFAMEGDIILAEPQSLVGFAGRRVIENTVRETLPDDFQKAEFLLEHGFVDAIVKRRELPETIAKLVRLHGGSRG from the coding sequence ATGGCTCTATTTAGTAAAAAGGATAAGTATATTCGGATCAATCCTAACCGTTCCGTAAGGCAGAAACCACAAGCCAAGCCTGAGGTTCCGGATGAACTCTTCTCCCAGTGTCCTGGTTGTAAACACACCATTTACCAAAAGGATCTTGGGAGCGAACGAATTTGTCCCCATTGTAGCTATACTTTCCGTATTTCAGCTCAGGAACGCTTGGATTTGACGATTGATTCTGGTAGCTTTGTGGAGATGTTTACAGGTATTGAAACTCAAGATCCATTAAACTTTCCTGGCTACCAGAAAAAACTTGCAACAATGCGTGAAAAGACAGGTTTGGATGAAGCAGTACTAACTGGTACAGCTAGCATCAAGGGACAAAAAGTTGCCCTTGGGATCATGGATTCTAACTTTATCATGGCTTCTATGGGAACCGTTGTGGGTGAAAAAATCACGCGCTTGTTTGAGTATGCAACGGTAGAAAACTTGCCAGTCGTTCTCTTCACAGCTTCTGGTGGAGCCCGTATGCAAGAAGGAATCATGAGCTTGATGCAGATGGCTAAGATTTCTGCGGCAGTTCAACGTCATTCCAAGGCAGGACTTTTTTACCTAACTATTTTAACCGATCCGACAACAGGTGGGGTGACCGCTTCTTTTGCTATGGAAGGTGATATTATCCTAGCGGAGCCACAGAGTTTGGTTGGTTTTGCTGGGCGTCGTGTTATCGAAAATACAGTTCGTGAGACCTTGCCGGATGACTTCCAAAAGGCAGAATTTTTGCTTGAACATGGATTTGTTGATGCAATTGTCAAACGGAGAGAATTGCCTGAAACAATTGCTAAATTAGTAAGATTGCATGGAGGAAGTCGCGGATGA
- the accC gene encoding acetyl-CoA carboxylase biotin carboxylase subunit: protein MFRKILIANRGEIAVRIIRAARELGIATVAVYSTADKEALHTLLADEAICIGPGKATESYLNINAILSAAVLTEAEAIHPGFGFLSENSKFATMCDEVGIKFIGPSGAVMDTMGDKINAREQMIKAGVPVIPGSDGEVHTAEEALAVAEKIGYPVMLKASAGGGGKGIRKVEKAEDLVAAFETASSEAKANFGNGAMYLERVIYPARHIEVQILADQEGHVIHLGERDCSLQRNNQKVLEESPSIAIGKTLRHEIGAAAVRAAESVGYENAGTIEFLLDEASGNFYFMEMNTRVQVEHPVTEFVSGVDIVKEQIRIAAGQPLPFKQEDIVLQGHAIECRINAENPAFNFAPSPGKITNLYLPSGGVGLRVDSAVYPGYTIPPYYDSMIAKIIVHGENRFDALMKMQRALYELDIEGVQTNADFQLDLISDRRVIAGDYDTSFLMETFLPKYQEKE, encoded by the coding sequence ATGTTTCGTAAAATTTTGATTGCCAACCGTGGTGAGATTGCGGTTCGCATTATTCGAGCTGCGCGTGAATTAGGCATTGCGACCGTAGCAGTCTATTCAACTGCTGATAAGGAAGCTCTTCACACACTTCTAGCGGATGAAGCTATCTGTATCGGACCTGGTAAGGCGACTGAGTCTTATCTCAATATCAATGCGATTTTATCTGCTGCAGTATTGACAGAAGCAGAAGCCATCCATCCAGGTTTTGGATTTCTTAGCGAAAACTCCAAGTTTGCCACGATGTGTGATGAAGTGGGAATTAAGTTCATCGGCCCTTCTGGGGCTGTAATGGATACCATGGGAGATAAGATCAATGCGCGTGAGCAAATGATCAAGGCTGGGGTTCCAGTTATCCCAGGATCTGATGGTGAAGTTCACACGGCTGAAGAGGCCCTTGCAGTTGCAGAAAAAATTGGCTATCCAGTCATGCTTAAGGCATCGGCAGGTGGTGGTGGAAAGGGAATTCGTAAGGTTGAAAAGGCAGAAGACTTGGTCGCAGCCTTTGAGACAGCATCCAGTGAAGCCAAGGCCAATTTTGGAAATGGCGCTATGTATCTTGAGCGTGTGATTTATCCTGCTCGTCATATCGAGGTCCAAATCCTTGCTGACCAAGAGGGACACGTTATCCACCTAGGAGAACGGGATTGTTCTCTTCAACGAAATAACCAAAAGGTCTTAGAAGAAAGCCCGTCCATCGCGATTGGCAAAACCCTTCGTCATGAAATTGGTGCTGCAGCCGTTCGTGCAGCGGAGTCTGTTGGCTATGAAAATGCAGGGACGATTGAATTTCTTCTCGATGAAGCGAGTGGCAATTTCTACTTCATGGAAATGAATACTCGTGTGCAAGTTGAACACCCAGTCACAGAGTTTGTTTCAGGTGTCGATATCGTGAAAGAGCAGATTCGCATTGCTGCCGGGCAACCTTTACCTTTCAAACAAGAAGATATTGTCCTACAAGGTCATGCTATCGAGTGCCGGATCAATGCAGAAAATCCAGCATTTAACTTTGCTCCAAGCCCAGGAAAAATCACCAACCTCTACCTTCCAAGTGGAGGAGTTGGATTGCGTGTAGACTCTGCAGTCTATCCAGGTTATACCATTCCTCCTTACTATGATAGTATGATTGCCAAAATCATTGTTCATGGGGAGAATCGTTTTGATGCCTTAATGAAGATGCAACGGGCACTTTATGAACTTGATATTGAAGGAGTGCAAACCAATGCAGACTTCCAGTTGGATCTGATTTCAGACCGCCGAGTTATCGCTGGTGATTACGATACTTCCTTCTTGATGGAAACTTTCTTGCCAAAATACCAAGAAAAAGAATAG
- the fabZ gene encoding 3-hydroxyacyl-ACP dehydratase FabZ encodes MIDIQGIKEALPHRYPMLLVDRVLEVSEDTIVAIKNVTINEPFFNGHFPQYPVMPGVLIMEALAQTAGVLELSKPENKGKLVFYAGMDKVKFKKQVVPGDQLVMTATFVKRRGTIAVVEAKAEVDGKLAASGTLTFAIGN; translated from the coding sequence ATGATCGATATTCAAGGAATCAAAGAAGCTCTACCCCATCGCTACCCCATGCTCCTAGTGGATCGTGTCTTGGAAGTGAGCGAAGATACCATTGTTGCCATTAAAAATGTGACCATCAACGAACCTTTCTTCAATGGTCATTTTCCTCAATACCCAGTCATGCCAGGTGTTCTTATCATGGAAGCCTTGGCTCAGACTGCTGGTGTCTTGGAATTGTCCAAACCTGAAAATAAAGGGAAACTGGTCTTCTACGCTGGCATGGACAAGGTTAAGTTTAAGAAGCAAGTTGTACCAGGTGATCAATTAGTCATGACGGCTACCTTTGTAAAACGTCGTGGTACGATTGCCGTGGTTGAAGCAAAGGCTGAAGTAGATGGCAAGCTTGCAGCGAGTGGTACTCTTACCTTTGCAATTGGAAACTAA
- the accB gene encoding acetyl-CoA carboxylase biotin carboxyl carrier protein codes for MNLNEIKDLMAQFDQSSLREFSYKNGTDELQFSKNEVRMASETPAQVAPAPAAVAPSPVVSAPLTPVESAVEEAPAPAETTVAPEGDVVESPLVGVAYLAAGPDKPAFVTVGDSVKKGQTLVIIEAMKVMNEIPAPKDGVVTEILVSNEEMVEFGKGLVRIK; via the coding sequence ATGAATTTAAATGAAATCAAGGACTTGATGGCTCAATTTGACCAATCAAGTTTGAGAGAATTTTCTTATAAAAATGGAACGGACGAATTGCAGTTCAGTAAGAATGAAGTAAGAATGGCTTCTGAAACACCAGCTCAAGTTGCTCCAGCGCCAGCTGCAGTGGCTCCTAGTCCAGTAGTTTCGGCCCCTTTAACTCCAGTAGAGAGTGCAGTGGAAGAAGCTCCAGCACCAGCTGAAACGACGGTTGCTCCGGAGGGTGATGTCGTTGAAAGTCCACTTGTAGGGGTGGCTTACTTGGCCGCTGGACCAGATAAACCTGCCTTTGTCACAGTTGGAGACAGTGTTAAAAAAGGTCAGACTTTGGTGATCATTGAAGCCATGAAAGTCATGAATGAAATCCCTGCACCTAAGGATGGTGTGGTGACAGAAATTCTCGTTTCAAATGAAGAAATGGTTGAGTTCGGTAAAGGATTGGTACGCATCAAATGA
- the fabF gene encoding beta-ketoacyl-ACP synthase II, whose product MKLNRVVVTGYGLTSPIGNTPEEFWNSLQTGKIGIGEITKFDHSEFAVHNAAEVQDFPFDKYFVKKDTNRFDNYSLYALYAAQEAVTNANLDVEAIDKDRFGVIVASGIGGIKEIEDQVIRLHEKGPKRVKPMTLPKALPNMASGNVAMRFGANGICKSINTACASSNDAIGDAFRSIKFGFQDVMLVGGSESSITPFAIAGFQALTALSTTEDPTRASIPFDKDRNGFVMGEGSGMLVLESLEHAEKRGATILAEVVGYGNTCDAYHMTSPHPEGQGAIKAMKLALEEAEISPEQVAYVNAHGTSTPANEKGESGAIVAVLGKEVPVSSTKSFTGHLLGAAGAVEAIATIEAMRHNYVPMTAGTSELSDYIEANVVYGQGLEQEIPYAISNTFGFGGHNAVLAFKRWENK is encoded by the coding sequence ATGAAACTAAATCGAGTTGTAGTAACAGGTTACGGATTGACCTCTCCTATCGGAAATACTCCAGAAGAATTTTGGAACAGTTTGCAAACTGGGAAAATTGGAATTGGAGAAATCACTAAGTTTGACCACAGCGAATTTGCTGTGCACAATGCGGCAGAAGTTCAAGATTTCCCATTTGATAAATACTTTGTTAAAAAAGATACCAACCGTTTTGACAACTATTCTTTGTATGCCTTGTATGCGGCTCAAGAAGCGGTGACAAATGCAAATCTTGATGTAGAAGCAATTGATAAAGATCGCTTTGGTGTCATCGTGGCTTCTGGTATTGGGGGAATTAAAGAAATCGAAGATCAGGTTATCCGTCTTCATGAAAAAGGTCCAAAACGCGTTAAACCAATGACACTTCCAAAAGCCTTGCCAAATATGGCTTCAGGAAATGTTGCCATGCGCTTCGGAGCAAACGGTATCTGTAAATCAATCAATACAGCCTGTGCCTCATCAAACGATGCCATTGGAGATGCCTTCCGTTCTATCAAGTTTGGTTTCCAAGATGTCATGTTAGTTGGTGGATCAGAATCATCTATCACTCCTTTTGCAATCGCTGGTTTCCAAGCATTGACCGCCCTATCAACTACAGAGGATCCAACTCGTGCTTCTATCCCGTTTGACAAAGATCGTAATGGTTTTGTGATGGGAGAAGGTTCAGGAATGCTGGTTCTTGAAAGTCTTGAACATGCTGAAAAACGTGGCGCAACTATCTTGGCTGAAGTAGTTGGCTACGGTAATACCTGTGATGCTTACCATATGACTTCACCTCATCCAGAGGGTCAAGGTGCGATTAAGGCTATGAAGTTGGCTTTGGAAGAAGCAGAAATTTCTCCAGAGCAAGTGGCTTACGTCAACGCCCACGGAACTTCAACTCCTGCAAATGAAAAAGGAGAAAGTGGTGCGATCGTAGCTGTTCTTGGTAAAGAAGTACCTGTATCTTCAACCAAGTCCTTTACAGGACACTTGCTTGGTGCTGCAGGGGCCGTAGAAGCAATCGCTACTATTGAAGCCATGCGTCATAACTATGTACCAATGACAGCTGGAACAAGTGAGTTATCAGACTATATCGAAGCGAATGTCGTTTATGGACAAGGCTTGGAGCAAGAAATCCCTTATGCTATTTCAAACACTTTTGGTTTTGGTGGACACAATGCGGTTCTTGCTTTCAAACGTTGGGAGAATAAATAA
- the fabG gene encoding 3-oxoacyl-[acyl-carrier-protein] reductase, which translates to MQLTNKNVFVTGSSRGIGLAIAHKFAQLGANVVLNSRGAISEELLAEFSNYGVKVVPISGDVSDFADAKRMIDQAIAELGSVDVLVNNAGITQDTLMLKMTEEDFEKVIKINLTGAFNMTQAVLKQMIKAREGAIINMSSVVGLMGNIGQANYAASKAGLIGFTKSVAREVANRNVRVNALAPGMIESDMTAVLSDKVKEATLAQIPMKHFGQAEHIADATVFLAGQDYLTGQVLAVDGGLSM; encoded by the coding sequence ATGCAACTTACAAACAAAAATGTCTTTGTAACAGGTTCAAGTCGTGGTATCGGACTTGCCATTGCTCACAAATTTGCTCAACTAGGCGCTAATGTAGTCTTGAATAGTCGAGGAGCAATCTCAGAAGAATTGCTAGCTGAGTTTTCAAACTATGGTGTCAAAGTAGTACCGATTTCAGGTGATGTTTCAGACTTTGCAGATGCCAAGCGTATGATAGATCAAGCGATTGCAGAACTCGGTTCTGTCGATGTCTTGGTCAACAATGCTGGGATCACTCAAGATACGCTTATGCTTAAGATGACCGAAGAAGACTTTGAAAAAGTGATTAAAATCAACTTGACAGGTGCTTTCAACATGACGCAAGCAGTATTGAAACAGATGATCAAGGCACGTGAAGGTGCGATTATCAACATGTCGAGTGTGGTCGGTTTGATGGGAAATATCGGACAAGCCAACTATGCAGCTTCTAAAGCAGGTTTGATTGGTTTTACCAAGTCAGTTGCACGTGAGGTTGCCAATCGTAATGTGCGCGTAAATGCTCTTGCACCAGGAATGATCGAGTCAGATATGACTGCTGTTTTATCTGATAAGGTCAAGGAAGCGACATTGGCCCAAATCCCAATGAAACATTTTGGACAAGCAGAACATATCGCAGATGCTACAGTGTTCCTAGCTGGACAGGATTATTTGACTGGACAAGTTCTCGCTGTTGATGGCGGACTTAGCATGTAA
- the fabD gene encoding ACP S-malonyltransferase gives MTKTAFLFAGQGAQYLGMGRDLYDRYPIVKETIDQASQVLGYDLRDLIDKEEAKINQTRYTQPAILATSVSIYRLLKEKGYQPDMVAGLSLGEYSALVASGALDFEEAVALVAKRGAYMEEAAPAGSGKMVAVLNTPVDVIEEACKTASEVGIVTPANYNTPSQIVIGGEVAAVDRAVELLQEAGAKRLIPLNVSGPFHTALLEPASQQLAGALEGVSFSDFTCPLVGNTEAAVMEKDRIQELLTRQVKEPVRFYESIAVMQDAGVTHFIEIGPGKVLSGFVKKIDKTAQLANVEDQASLDALLGN, from the coding sequence ATGACTAAAACAGCCTTTCTATTTGCAGGTCAAGGTGCTCAGTATCTAGGAATGGGGCGTGATCTCTATGATCGCTACCCTATCGTCAAGGAAACCATTGATCAAGCCAGTCAGGTTTTGGGTTATGACCTACGTGACTTGATTGATAAGGAAGAAGCCAAGATAAACCAGACTCGTTATACGCAGCCAGCTATTTTAGCGACTTCGGTTTCTATCTACCGACTATTGAAAGAAAAGGGTTATCAGCCGGATATGGTAGCAGGATTGTCTCTTGGGGAATATTCTGCTTTAGTAGCTAGCGGAGCCTTGGACTTTGAAGAGGCAGTTGCCTTGGTTGCTAAGCGTGGAGCTTATATGGAAGAGGCAGCACCCGCAGGCTCTGGGAAGATGGTAGCCGTCCTCAATACTCCAGTAGATGTGATAGAGGAAGCTTGTAAAACTGCTTCTGAAGTCGGTATAGTCACTCCAGCTAACTACAACACCCCAAGCCAAATCGTTATCGGTGGTGAGGTGGCTGCAGTTGACCGCGCAGTTGAACTCTTGCAGGAAGCAGGAGCAAAACGATTGATTCCTTTAAATGTATCTGGTCCTTTCCATACAGCACTTTTAGAGCCAGCCAGTCAGCAACTAGCTGGAGCTCTGGAGGGAGTGAGTTTCTCTGACTTTACTTGCCCACTAGTCGGCAATACGGAAGCTGCTGTTATGGAAAAAGATCGAATCCAAGAGCTTTTGACGCGTCAGGTCAAAGAACCTGTTCGTTTTTATGAAAGTATTGCTGTGATGCAGGATGCTGGGGTAACCCACTTTATTGAAATTGGTCCGGGTAAGGTCCTATCAGGCTTTGTCAAAAAAATCGATAAAACAGCTCAGCTAGCTAACGTTGAAGACCAAGCAAGCTTGGATGCTTTGTTAGGAAACTAA
- the fabK gene encoding enoyl-[acyl-carrier-protein] reductase FabK yields the protein MKTRITELLNIDYPIFQGGMAWVADGDLAGAVSKAGGLGIIGGGNAPKEVVKANIDKIKSLTDKPFGVNIMLLSPFVEDIVDLVIEEGVKVVTTGAGNPSKYMTRFHDAGITVIPVVPSVALAKRMEKIGADAVIAEGMEAGGHIGKLTTMTLVRQVAAAVSIPVIAAGGIADGEGVAAGFLLGAEAVQVGTRFVVAKESNAHPKYKEKILKARDIDTTISAQHFGHAVRAIKNQLTRDFEQAEKDAFKQEDPDLEIFEQMGAGALAKAVVHGDVEGGSVMAGQIAGLVSKEETVEEILKDLYYGAAKKIQEEASRWAGVVRND from the coding sequence ATGAAAACACGTATTACAGAATTATTGAACATTGATTATCCTATTTTTCAAGGAGGAATGGCCTGGGTTGCAGACGGTGACTTGGCTGGTGCAGTATCAAAAGCTGGTGGTCTAGGAATCATCGGTGGTGGGAATGCACCTAAAGAGGTCGTAAAGGCTAATATCGATAAAATCAAATCACTTACGGACAAACCTTTTGGTGTCAACATCATGCTCTTGTCTCCTTTTGTAGAAGACATCGTTGATCTCGTGATTGAAGAAGGGGTCAAGGTGGTTACAACTGGTGCAGGAAATCCAAGTAAATACATGACTCGTTTCCATGATGCAGGAATTACAGTTATTCCTGTTGTTCCAAGTGTTGCTTTGGCAAAACGCATGGAAAAAATTGGTGCAGATGCAGTTATTGCAGAGGGAATGGAAGCCGGTGGACATATTGGTAAATTAACAACCATGACCTTGGTTCGCCAAGTTGCTGCAGCCGTTTCAATTCCGGTTATCGCAGCTGGAGGAATTGCCGACGGTGAAGGTGTCGCTGCAGGCTTTTTGCTTGGTGCAGAGGCTGTTCAAGTTGGTACGCGTTTTGTAGTAGCCAAGGAATCTAACGCCCATCCAAAATACAAGGAAAAAATCTTAAAAGCGCGTGATATCGATACGACTATTTCAGCTCAACATTTTGGACATGCTGTTCGCGCCATTAAAAATCAGTTGACACGTGACTTTGAACAGGCTGAAAAGGATGCCTTTAAACAAGAAGATCCAGATTTAGAAATCTTTGAGCAAATGGGAGCTGGTGCTCTTGCTAAAGCCGTTGTTCATGGAGATGTAGAAGGTGGATCCGTCATGGCAGGTCAGATCGCTGGTTTGGTTTCTAAAGAGGAAACTGTCGAAGAAATCCTAAAAGATCTATACTATGGTGCAGCCAAAAAAATTCAAGAAGAAGCCTCTCGTTGGGCAGGAGTTGTAAGAAATGACTAA
- a CDS encoding acyl carrier protein, whose translation MAVFEKVQEIIVEELGKDASEVTLESTFDDLDADSLDLFQVISEIEDAFDIQIEAEDNLKTVGDLVAYVEEQTK comes from the coding sequence ATGGCAGTATTTGAAAAAGTACAAGAAATTATCGTTGAAGAACTTGGGAAAGACGCATCAGAAGTAACACTTGAGTCTACTTTTGATGATTTGGATGCAGATTCATTGGACTTGTTCCAAGTAATCTCTGAAATCGAAGATGCTTTTGATATCCAAATCGAAGCAGAAGATAATTTGAAAACAGTTGGTGACTTGGTTGCCTACGTTGAAGAGCAAACAAAATAA
- a CDS encoding beta-ketoacyl-ACP synthase III codes for MAFAKISQVAHYVPEQVVTNHDLAQIMDTSDEWISSRTGIKQRHISKTESTSDLATEVAKSLLAKGSLTADQIDFIIVATITPDSMMPSTAARVQANIGSHRAFAFDLTAACSGFVFALSTAEKFLSSGQFKKGIVIGAETLSKAVDWSDRSTAVLFGDGAGGVLLEASETRHFLVESLYTDGSRSECLTYGQTALASPFSDQEAVPAFLKMDGRAVFDFANRDVARSIKETIENGPIAASELDYLLLHQANIRILDKMAKKIGVDRDKLPANMMEYGNTSAASIPILLSECVENGMIRLDDSQTILLSGFGGGLTWGTLILTI; via the coding sequence ATGGCTTTTGCAAAAATAAGCCAGGTTGCTCATTATGTTCCAGAGCAAGTGGTCACTAATCATGACTTAGCCCAAATAATGGACACAAGCGATGAGTGGATTTCAAGTCGGACAGGAATTAAACAGAGACATATCTCAAAAACAGAGTCTACAAGTGATTTGGCGACAGAAGTAGCTAAGAGCTTGTTGGCTAAAGGGAGCTTAACAGCGGATCAGATTGATTTTATTATTGTAGCGACGATTACTCCAGACTCGATGATGCCTTCCACAGCAGCTCGAGTTCAGGCAAATATCGGATCGCATAGAGCTTTCGCCTTTGATCTGACAGCAGCTTGCAGTGGCTTTGTATTCGCTCTCTCAACTGCAGAAAAGTTTTTAAGTTCTGGACAGTTCAAAAAAGGGATTGTTATCGGGGCTGAGACCTTATCCAAGGCAGTTGATTGGTCAGATCGTTCGACAGCTGTTCTCTTTGGGGATGGCGCTGGTGGGGTTCTCTTGGAAGCGAGCGAAACACGTCACTTCCTTGTGGAAAGTCTCTATACGGATGGCTCTCGGAGCGAGTGTTTGACCTATGGTCAAACGGCTTTGGCTTCTCCTTTCTCGGATCAAGAAGCAGTTCCTGCTTTTTTGAAAATGGATGGACGAGCAGTTTTTGATTTTGCAAATCGTGATGTTGCTAGATCGATCAAAGAAACCATTGAAAATGGTCCAATCGCAGCATCGGAATTGGATTATCTCTTGCTTCATCAGGCAAATATCCGCATTTTGGATAAGATGGCTAAGAAGATCGGCGTTGACCGAGACAAACTTCCAGCCAATATGATGGAGTATGGGAATACCAGTGCAGCAAGTATCCCGATTTTGCTCTCAGAGTGTGTGGAGAATGGTATGATTCGTTTAGATGATAGCCAGACGATTCTCCTATCAGGCTTCGGAGGAGGTTTGACATGGGGCACACTCATTCTTACAATCTAG
- a CDS encoding MarR family winged helix-turn-helix transcriptional regulator, which translates to MDYQQVNDYLTSIFNNVLVIEEVSLRGSRFKDISIKEMHTIDVIGKFPEATPSKVSKELMVTLGTVTTSLNNLERKGYIERIRSDQDRRVVYLHLTKQGRLVHRLHKRFHKAMVEKIIDGMSPEEKEVMGRGLTNLYQFLEDLK; encoded by the coding sequence TTGGACTACCAACAAGTAAATGATTATCTAACATCTATTTTTAATAATGTCCTTGTGATCGAGGAGGTTAGCTTACGAGGTAGTCGATTCAAAGACATCTCCATCAAAGAAATGCACACGATTGATGTGATTGGGAAGTTCCCGGAGGCAACGCCAAGTAAGGTTTCAAAAGAACTGATGGTAACTCTTGGGACAGTGACGACGAGTTTGAATAACCTGGAGAGAAAAGGTTATATTGAGCGTATTCGTTCTGACCAAGACCGTCGAGTGGTCTATCTGCATTTGACAAAGCAAGGTCGTTTGGTTCACCGTCTTCATAAACGATTCCACAAGGCTATGGTCGAAAAAATCATCGATGGCATGAGCCCTGAGGAAAAAGAAGTCATGGGCAGAGGCTTAACGAACCTTTATCAATTTTTGGAGGATTTGAAATAA
- a CDS encoding enoyl-CoA hydratase, with the protein MNHILYQIVDDLAIITLNRPEVANGFHIPMCEEILEALTLAEQDQTVQFILINANGKVFSVGGDLVEMKRAVDEDDIPSLNKIAELVNTISFKIKQIHKPVLMEVDGAVAGAAANMAVAVDFCLATDKAKFIQAFVGVGLAPDAGGIHLLSRSIGVTRAAQLAMTGEALTAEKALEWGVVYRVCEVDKLEKTREQVLKKLRRGSANSYAAIKKLVWESQFKDWQNYAELELELQESLSLTEDFKEGVRAHSERRRPKFSGK; encoded by the coding sequence ATGAATCATATCTTATATCAGATCGTAGATGATCTGGCTATCATTACTTTGAATCGTCCCGAAGTGGCAAATGGTTTCCATATCCCAATGTGTGAGGAAATTTTAGAAGCTTTGACTCTAGCGGAGCAGGATCAAACTGTGCAGTTCATCTTGATTAATGCTAATGGGAAGGTCTTTTCAGTTGGGGGAGACTTGGTTGAGATGAAACGAGCAGTAGACGAAGATGATATCCCTTCTTTGAATAAGATTGCAGAGTTAGTCAATACAATTTCTTTTAAAATCAAGCAAATTCATAAACCTGTTTTGATGGAGGTAGATGGAGCGGTTGCTGGTGCCGCAGCAAATATGGCAGTAGCAGTTGATTTTTGTTTGGCGACTGATAAGGCAAAATTCATTCAAGCCTTTGTCGGAGTTGGCTTGGCGCCAGACGCTGGTGGGATTCATCTTTTGAGTCGTAGCATCGGGGTAACACGAGCTGCACAACTTGCCATGACAGGAGAAGCCTTGACTGCTGAAAAAGCGCTAGAATGGGGCGTGGTATACCGTGTTTGTGAAGTTGACAAATTAGAAAAAACAAGAGAACAAGTTTTGAAAAAATTAAGAAGAGGTTCAGCAAACTCATACGCAGCGATTAAAAAGCTAGTTTGGGAAAGTCAATTTAAGGATTGGCAGAATTATGCTGAATTAGAATTGGAATTACAAGAATCGTTATCTTTAACTGAAGATTTTAAAGAAGGAGTTCGAGCGCATTCTGAAAGAAGAAGACCAAAATTTTCAGGAAAATAA